From the Pomacea canaliculata isolate SZHN2017 linkage group LG4, ASM307304v1, whole genome shotgun sequence genome, one window contains:
- the LOC112561658 gene encoding uncharacterized protein LOC112561658, producing MNKQAENDETKDVKEQKYTTGHDQEAHMDLSFLENYNKTSSIIKFDDEGHYAEEFRKQLLSIKQSYFQLKNPNVSVTTASRRTAGQLLADSGSVQVLCDVVAEGLQWRRYAAEDSTIIPEWWNPLKNAFLTVFNFMDCCPEVSFVARDQEQFVSVLLQKLKEWYQPHVEGTLIKVEIQSLLPWSLGSIHNMAMYPENVSKLQKLHASKVLLPYLNSTSDRFKLSAVSAIADIATEAEADQLATSPDLVQFLLERLKNALVSNIRRHDGWSVSEIVKTIRQLARNDANKRLLVKEGALPLLTQGLKSVYQNEQEISYEAIWVLSFDKENISEIMKEKDLVDEVVTLYKEGTNSKTCQKACRGILWQVRHELVKDEKHACIGKKFTQKASRTDSDLARLDVAPVGNTLDPQSHVMISYQWADQETVKKIRDQSSITWD from the exons ATgaacaaacaagcagaaaatgATGAAACTAAAGACGTGAAAGAGCAGAAATATACCACAGGCCATGATCAAGAAGCTCATATGGATCtaagttttcttgaaaattacaataaaacatcttCCATCATAAAATTTGATGATGAAGGACATTACGCTGAAGAATTTCGAAAACAACTTTTAAGCATAAAGCAGTCGTATTTTCAGCTTAAGAATCCTAATGTCAGTGTCACAACAGCTAGTAGACGCACAGCTGGTCAGCTCCTAGCAGACTCGGGGTCAGTGCAGGTGCTCTGCGATGTAGTTGCAGAGGGGCTTCAGTGGAGAAGATATGCTGCTGAAGATAGTACCATTATTCCTGAGTGGTGGAATCCATTGAAGAATGCCTTTTTGACGGTGTTCAACTTCATGGATTGTTGTCCAGAGGTTTCTTTTGTGGCTCGAGATCAGGAACAGTTTGTGTCAGTTTTGTTACAGAAGCTAAAGGAATGGTACCAGCCTCATGTGGAGGGTACTTTGATA AAAGTAGAAATTCAGAGTCTTCTTCCGTGGTCACTGGGATCAATCCACAACATGGCCATGTATCCAGAAAATGTGTCCAAATTGCAAAAGTTGCATGCTTCAAAAGTACTCCTGCCGTATCTCAACTCCACTTCAGACAGATTCAA GCTTTCTGCTGTTTCTGCTATTGCGGACATTGCCACAGAGGCTGAGGCAGATCAACTTGCCACTTCACCAGATCTTGTGCAGTTCCTTCTTGAGAGGCTGAAAAATGCTTTGGTCAGCAATATTCGAAGGCATGATGGATGGAGCGTGTCTGAGATTGTTAAAA CTATAAGACAGCTGGCAAGAAATGATGCCAATAAGAGGCTTCTAGTGAAAGAGGGTGCACTTCCTTTGCTGACTCAAGGCCTCAAATCAGTTTatcaaaatgaacaagaaa TCAGCTATGAGGCAATATGGGTCCTAAGTTTTGACAAGGAGAACATCTCTgagataatgaaagaaaaggacCTTGTTGATGAAGTAGTCACCCTTTATAAGGAGGGCACTAATTCCAAGACCTGTCAGAAAGCTTGTCGAGGAATTCTGTGGCAAGTTCGTCATGAGCTggtaaaagatgaaaaacatgCTTGCATTG GCAAGAAGTTCACTCAGAAAGCCTCAAGAACTGACAGTGATTTGGCACGCTTAGATGTGGCACCTGTCGGCAACACACTTGATCCTCAAAGTCATGTGATGATTTCATACCAGTGGGCAGACcaagaaactgttaaaaaaattcgcGATCAATCTTCGATCACAT GGGATTAA
- the LOC112561555 gene encoding uncharacterized protein LOC112561555: protein MAANVHKTWSGLQSLRAKKHSGGPAVQQPLGQNQNCQHVSLPPVLFSQKLTEHNCKLTLNNENGKLSNNHQMTTQINNGFYPKTFSGNGSDIALPKIQRLEGSSLQTHDGSLMSKREKESQSSETAATSVSVASVSPVISAAARPENYVANTVEQFGTDMISAISETDLGNKPASIIMNKQAENAETKDVKEQKYTTGHDQEAHMDLSFLENYNKTSSIIKFDDEGHYTQEFRNQLLSIRQSYFQLKNPDVSITTARRRRAGQLLADSGSVQVLCDVVGEGLQWRRYAAEDSTIISEWWNPLNNAFTTVFNFMDCCPEVSFVARDQEQFVSVLLQKLKEWYQPHVEGTLIKVEIQSLLPWSLGSIHNMAMYPENVSKLQKLHASEVLLPYLNSTSDRFKLSAVAAIADIATEAEADQLATSPDLVQFLLKRLKNAFVSNIRRHDGWSVSEIVKTIRQLARNDANKRLLVKEGALPLLTQGLKSAYQNEQEISYEAIWVLSFDKENISEIMKEKDLVDEVVTLYKEGANSKTCQKACRGILWQVRHELVKDENHACIAKIYARSSCRKHQQLTVIWQHLDMTPVGNTLDPQSHVMISYQWADQETVKQIRDHLRSHGIKVWMDIDDMGGSTLQAMAEAVEKAFVIVCCMSQKYKDSPNCRAEAEYAFQKHKRIIPLIMERSYKPDGWLGMILGAKLFYDFSGKYSFESRLEQLIKAVQKHVGNVTEEPESFKQLSPEMSADLESSSPLSLHRSLSKPAKDLYSNIINKINSWNRNDVQAWLKRHDLNGTELEFLTGKEIVFLHNLRQEAPEFFYNTLEKKLHIETLSGLISFTNALDDLSSF, encoded by the exons ATGGCAGCCAATGTGCACAAAACGTGGTCAGGGCTACAAAGTCTTCGAGCAAAGAAACACAGTGGGGGACCAGCTGTTCAACAACCACTGGGACAAAACCAGAACTGCCAACATGTCTCACTGCCCCCAGTTTTATTCAGCCAG aAACTAACAGAGCATAACTGCAAACTGACTTTGAATAATGAAAATGGAAAGTTGTCTAACAATCATCAAATGACTACTCAAATTAACAATGGTTTTTACCCTAAAACTTTTAGTGGTAATGGGTCAGACATAGCTCTTCCTAAAATACAGAGGTTGGAAGGAAGTTCCCTTCAGACTCACGATGGAAGCTTAATGtccaaaagagaaaaggaaTCCCAAAGCAGTGAGACTGCTGCAACTTCTGTGAGTGTGGCTTCAGTATCTCCAGTTATTTCTGCTGCTGCCAGACCAGAAAATTATGTAGCTAACACAGTGGAACAGTTTGGTACTGACATGATATCTGCAATATCTGAAACTG ATTTAGGGAATAAACCAGCATCTATTATCATgaacaaacaagcagaaaatgcagaaaCGAAAGACGTGAAAGAGCAGAAATATACCACAGGCCATGATCAAGAAGCTCATATGGATCtaagttttcttgaaaattacaataaaacatcttCCATCATAAAATTTGATGATGAAGGACATTACACTCAAGAATTTAGAAATCAACTTTTAAGCATAAGGCAGTCGTATTTTCAGCTTAAGAATCCTGATGTCAGTATCACAACAGCTAGAAGACGCAGAGCTGGCCAGCTTCTAGCAGACTCGGGGTCAGTGCAGGTGCTGTGTGATGTAGTTGGAGAGGGGCTTCAGTGGAGAAGATATGCTGCTGAAGATAGTACCATTATTTCTGAGTGGTGGAATCCATTGAATAATGCCTTTACGACTGTGTTCAACTTCATGGATTGTTGTCCAGAGGTTTCTTTTGTGGCTCGAGATCAGGAACAGTTTGTGTCAGTTTTGTTACAGAAGCTAAAGGAATGGTACCAGCCCCATGTGGAGGGTACTTTGATA aaaGTAGAAATTCAGAGTCTTCTTCCGTGGTCACTGGGATCAATCCACAACATGGCCATGTATCCAGAAAATGTGTCCAAATTGCAAAAGTTGCATGCTTCAGAAGTACTCCTGCCGTATCTCAACTCCACTTCAGACAGATTCaa gctttctgctgttgctgctatTGCGGACATTGCCACAGAGGCTGAGGCAGATCAGCTTGCCACTTCACCAGACCTTGTACAGTTCCTTCTTAAGAGGCTGAAAAATGCTTTTGTCAGCAATATTCGAAGGCATGATGGATGGAGCGTGTCTGAGATTGTTAAAA cTATAAGACAGCTGGCAAGAAATGATGCCAACAAGAGGCTTCTAGTGAAAGAGGGTGCACTTCCTTTGCTGACTCAAGGCCTCAAATCAGCTTatcaaaatgaacaagaaa TCAGCTATGAGGCAATATGGGTCCTGAGTTTTGACAAGGAGAACATCTCTgagataatgaaagaaaaggacCTTGTTGATGAAGTAGTCACCCTTTATAAGGAAGGCGCTAATTCCAAGACCTGTCAGAAAGCTTGTCGAGGAATTCTGTGGCAAGTTCGTCATGAGCTGGTAAAAGATGAAAACCATGCTTGCATTG caaaaatctat GCAAGGAGTTCATGCAGAAAGCATCAACAACTGACAGTGATTTGGCAACACTTGGATATGACACCTGTCGGCAACACACTTGATCCTCAAAGTCATGTGATGATTTCATACCAGTGGGCAGACCAAGAAACTGTTAAACAAATACGCGATCATCTTCGATCACAT GGGATTAAAGTCTGGATGGATATTGATGACATGGGTGGATCCACTCTTCAGGCTATGGCAGAGGCAGTGGAGAAGGCATTTGTCATTGTCTGCTGCATGTCACAGAAATATAAAGATAGTCCCAACTGTCGAGCTG AAGCAGAATATGCATTCCAAAAACATAAGCGTATCATTCCCCTCATAATGGAAAGAAGCTATAAGCCAGATGGCTGGCTTGGCATGATCTTGGGCGCCAAACTGTTTTATGACTTCAGTGGAAAATATTCATTTGAATCTCGCTTAGAACAACTTATTAAAGCTGTTCAAAAGCATGTAGGAAATGTTACAGAAGAGCCTGAATCGTTTAAGCAACTATCACCTGAAATGTCTGCTGATTTG GAAAGTTCATCTCCACTGTCGCTACACAGGTCACTGTCAAAGCCAGCGAAGGACCTGTAttcaaatataataaataaaatcaattccTGGAACAGAAATGATGTGCAAGCTTGGTTAAAACGACATGACCTGAATGG CACAGAACTGGAGTTTTTAACaggaaaagaaattgttttcctACACAACCTTCGACAAGAG GCACCTGAGTTCTTCTACAACACATTAGAGAAGAAACTACACATTGAAACTTTGTCTGGTCTTATCAGTTTTACTAATGCCTTGGATGATCTGTCTTCCTTTTGA